The segment CGATATGTTTTGCCATGGTATTCTCCTCCTAATCTGGACAAGCCAGAGGAACGCTGAACTGCCTTGCCGGCACGGTAAAGCAGAAGCGGGCGCCCTTGCCTGCTTCGCTCTCGGCCCATATCTCTCCGCCGTGGGCCCCGACGATTCCTTTTGCGATGGCCAGGCCTAATCCGGAGCCGCCGGTGGCCCGGCTTCGGGATTTCTCACCGCGGTAAAAACGATCGAAGATGAAGGACAGGTCGTCCGGGCTGATGCCCGGCCCTGTGTCGGCCACCT is part of the Chloroflexota bacterium genome and harbors:
- a CDS encoding ATP-binding protein, whose translation is VADTGPGISPDDLSFIFDRFYRGEKSRSRATGGSGLGLAIAKGIVGAHGGEIWAESEAGKGARFCFTVPARQFSVPLACPD